Within the Bacteroidota bacterium genome, the region CCCACAACCCGAATGGCCCCCCGAGCCTGGTTTCGGGTCTCATTCGATCGGACACAGGGGTTCGGCCACACCGTAGGCCCATGAGCAGCGAGGCGACCGGCAGAAGAGCCCTAACAACCGCCCCGTCCCCTCAACGGGGATGCCCTTATGAGCAGGCAGCAGACATGCCTGCTCTTGGGCTCTTGCGCCGCGGAAATCCGCACCCCTTTATCGATACCCTGAGGAGACATGCGACGGGTTCTTCCCCCGTACGCAATCCCGGTCGATCTTTTCATGCCGGCTTCCGACTCGGGCCCGGCTCGGGGTGAGTAGGCTACCTACGTTTTCGGCTGCCGCGCAGGGGGCATAGGGCCCCCCATCCATACTGCCCACAGCATCGGAACGCTAGCCCATCCTCAATGGGGCCATCGGTATGGCGTTCGAGATCTGAGCGGGGGCACTACCGAGGAACTTTTCCCAGAACGCGAGGACGACACGGGGGTCAGCTTCCAAGCGGCGATCGAAGGCCATTGGGTGATCCCTCAGATCAGAAACAATGGCCTGGTATAGGAGTCGGTGCTACCCGATTACTGTCGCCTGTTTACCTCCGCCATCACCGGGACCCACACCGAGGCCAAGCCCTGATGAGGCCATTCGGAGCACACGGCATCGAAGTCCGCCTGATCCCAGTGAGCGTGACAATGCGCGATTTTGCGAAGCCGGCCCCAGAGCGTGCGCTTACCGGAGCGGTGCTCGGGTGCTCTTCCATTTCCCCTATCTGTGCGGAGGCTCCTGAAGCCAGAGGTGCCCTTGACCCCACCTGCTTCGAAGGAGCCCCCCGAGCCTACATAAGAACAGAGCCAATCGGCCCGCGTATGGTGGGAGCCGTTGGGCCTCCGATCCCTCCCGGTGGTCCATGGGGTGTGCTGCACAGAGGACCCCTTAAAGGGGCTGCATATGTGGCTCATGGAGCCTCCGATACGAGGATCGCCAAACTCCTGCGCCAGGGCGCCTCTGGGCACCTTAAGGAGAGCTTTTCGCAGGGCCGGGAGCGAATCCCTTCTGGTATAGGCTTGGGGAGCGCAACGGACACCCACGCCTTCGGACAGCATAGTGCGCGCAGAGGGTGCGTGGCTTTGGGACCCGAGTCCCCGCAGAGGTCACGGCTTACTGGGCCCTCTGGCTCGGGCGAAAACAGCGCTCAGGCTACCTTAGGGTGCCGCGCACCGGCCAGCTGGGGCATATTCCGCCACGTCGCTTTGTCCAAGAAGGGGATACGTGGATCGCTGGCAAGAGCGTAGCCGCCCGGGCTGCGGATGCAACCAGTCGGACTTGGCGCCCTCCATGTGCAGAGCGCTACAAAGGGCCCGACGGTGCTAGCCCTCTTCTGTACGTTCCAGAGGCAACCTTGCCTGTGGAGCCGGATATCGCGTCGGCTCTTCCGATCTTTCCGCTGCAATAAGCGCGGTGCGCGTGTCGAGGAACTTCGAAGCCCTCTTAAACCGGTCGAAAACGGCCCGCGTTTCGCTCAATCGGCCTCCCCCGCAGAGGCTTTGCCCCGGAAGAGGCCCGCGGCTTTCGGGGCAAAAGTTACGCTCCGGAGAAAAGCATGAGCGCATGCGGTGTTTTTCGCCGATGATCCGTGGTTTGGGCTTTCCGAAGAGGGCCCGGAGCAGGGTATCGCGCTTGTTCAGACCCGAAGCCGGGGCGCTCGGAACCGCAAAACATCAGCGGGCCCTCGAACATGGGCCCGCCGACGGCGAGGAGGGGAAGGCTAACGAGGCCAAACGGTGCTAGTTATACTGAAACTCCCGAATCCGGGTTAGCTCCTGCCTGGATTCCCAGCTGGGATGACGCGAGGGCCGACGCGGGACAATGTTAGCGATGATCGTCAAAAGCAACCCATAAACGTACACCGTGCTTACGATCACAGCGGCCAATAAAACGGTGGTCATCCGTGGATCCTTTTCGCTGCCTTCCAGGACAGTGGGGTCAACAAACGTACCGCTGCCCGCAGCCACGATTTTAGACACACTTGAGCCACCGGGCGCAGAGGCGAAGGGTAATTCCGTAAACGCCGAGCGAAGTTTCGAAAGCGCAAACCAGCGCCACCCCTGAAGACCAGCAACCCCCAGGTACTGCCCTCAAAGCCACAAAGCCCCCCGATCCTCTGGACCGATGATATCCGGACAAGCGATGCCCCATTTGCAGCCACCGCGCAGGGCAGCCTAGGACTCGGGCATCGTATCTTAAGGAGGGGCTGCTTCGGCGCTCTTTAGGGAGCATGAAGCTGGTTGGCCAGCGGAGCATGAACGGCCTAGATCTCGTCCTGCTCCTAACTCTGGGCTGGGCCCTGTATAGGGGCTTACTCCGAGGATTTTTCCGGGAGATGGCGGGCTACGTGGGGCTAGTCTTGTCGGTAGTGGCGGCTACCGAGCTGCTTCCATCGGTTTCGGATTGGCTGCTTGCCCGCTGGCCCTCCCTAGAGCGCAAGTGGGGGTCGGTCCTGGCGTATGCTGTACTGTTGGCGGGTGGACAGACTCTGACGCACCTGTTAGCCCGATGTGCCGGGCTACTGCTGCGCACTGCGGGCTTGGGATGGGCCGATCGACTGGGGGGCGCGCTGGTCGCCTTGCTGCGAACGGCGCTCGGCCTCAGCTTGTTGCTCTGGCTACTAGGCGCCATAGGGCTGCCGCCGCAGGCTTGGCGGGAGCGTTCACGCTTGCATGGTCCCCTGTTACGCGTCGCCCCCTGGACCTATGAGCTCGTTGTAGGCCTGCTGCCGGGGGCGTCCTCTTATCAGCAGCAATTGGAACGGGCGTTTCAGGCGTTCAACCCATTGGGCAAGGAATCCCCCTGATTCGAACCGGATGCACCTCTGATCAGCTAGCGGCAGCCCGCTTGAGCCGAGCGGTTTTGACGGCGATACGCACCTCATCCAGCTTAAAGGGCTTGTGTAGGAGCACATCGACCTCGGGGCAGGACTCCTCAGTGGGATCCAGGTAACCGGTCACGAGCACGATTCCGACCTCGGGCCACTGGGCGCGAATACGGCGCGCTAGTGTGCGGCCGTCCATATGGGGCATGCCCAAATCGGTGAAGACGAGCTCGAAGGGAGCGCGCGCCAACTCTCGCAGGGCTTCTTCGCCGGAGGCGGCCTCCACCACCGTGTGTCCTTCTAGGCGCAGCAGTTTGGCTAGTACAGCGCGCACGGCCGGCTCGTCGTCTACCACGAGCATCCGACCTGGTCTTCGGGGATCGCTACGCTCCGCAAGCGAGGGCGGGATCGGAGCGCCTGCGGAGACGGAGGGGGCCGTAGGCGCCGGCAGAGCAGACAGCCTGGGCAGGCGCACTGTAAAGCAGGCACCTTGTCCTGGAGCGCTTTTCACTTCAATCTCACCCCCCAGACGCTGCACGATGTGCCGGCTTATCGTCAGGCCCATGCCGGTGCCCTGGGAACCTTTCGTCGTAAAGCGAGGCTCAAAAATGCGCGGCAGCACCTCTGGGGCGATCCCTGGGCCTGTGTCCTCGATCTCCACCTCAATCCAGGGCCCACGAACCCGGCTTTTGAGCCGCACCAGGCCCCCGGATTCGGCTAGCGCGTCTATGGCGTTAAGCAGCAGGTTTAAGAAAACCTCCCGCAGCTCAGCTGGCCTGGCCAGCACGAAGGAGGTCTCGCTCAGATCGGCTTCAAGCCGAATGGAAATCCCCCTTTGCTGCGCCTCGTTGTGCCAGCGGGGACGCGTAAGCTCGATACAGGCCTCCAGGATCTGCCGCAGCTCGATGGGCTCGGGACGGACTTCTTGCTTGCGCAAAAACTCTCGTATCCGGGCCACGATCGCCGCTCCGTCGAGAGCGGCTTGTTCGATCGTTTTCAGGTAGGGGTTGGCCGCCCCCTCTGGGCTCTGGCGGAGTAGCTGCGTGTAACCCAGGATGCTGCTCAGTAGATTGTTGAGGTCGTGCACCACCCCGGCGGTAAGCTGGCCCAGCTTAGCAAGATCCGCCGCCTCCCCTCCTAAAGGTCCCGCCCAGACCAATAACAAAGGGGCCAACGTGGCGCTGCGAATCGGGATCAACCGCACCTCAGCCGGTCTGGCCTCCTGCCCCCAAGGCAGCACCAGTACTTGCGCCTCCGCTCCCTCTCTTGCGGCGCGCTCTAAAGCCTCGTATAGCAGCTCCTGCGCCTCAGCCGGGACGTAAGCCCGCAGATGCAACCGATATCCGGAGGGATACCCCCCTAGCACGGTCCCGTCTGAGCTGCACAGCAGTATGGCCCACGGGTCGAGCATGACGCTTTAAATATAAGCGGCCAGCCCCACCCAAGGCGCCTTACGGGATAGGCTTCAAAGGTCCTGCACACCCAAAACCCAGGGGACTTGAGGGGACTAAGGTTCCGCACCCTCCTGAAAAGCTTGTTCCAGATAGGCCGTGTCGGGCCTGATTACGCAGATAGCCAGATATCGCGTTCCCTCATCGTCTACGTAAAAGGCCACCAAGCGCAACCGCTCTGGCCCTTGGGGCTCAAGCTTG harbors:
- a CDS encoding CvpA family protein; its protein translation is MKLVGQRSMNGLDLVLLLTLGWALYRGLLRGFFREMAGYVGLVLSVVAATELLPSVSDWLLARWPSLERKWGSVLAYAVLLAGGQTLTHLLARCAGLLLRTAGLGWADRLGGALVALLRTALGLSLLLWLLGAIGLPPQAWRERSRLHGPLLRVAPWTYELVVGLLPGASSYQQQLERAFQAFNPLGKESP
- a CDS encoding hybrid sensor histidine kinase/response regulator, with the protein product MLDPWAILLCSSDGTVLGGYPSGYRLHLRAYVPAEAQELLYEALERAAREGAEAQVLVLPWGQEARPAEVRLIPIRSATLAPLLLVWAGPLGGEAADLAKLGQLTAGVVHDLNNLLSSILGYTQLLRQSPEGAANPYLKTIEQAALDGAAIVARIREFLRKQEVRPEPIELRQILEACIELTRPRWHNEAQQRGISIRLEADLSETSFVLARPAELREVFLNLLLNAIDALAESGGLVRLKSRVRGPWIEVEIEDTGPGIAPEVLPRIFEPRFTTKGSQGTGMGLTISRHIVQRLGGEIEVKSAPGQGACFTVRLPRLSALPAPTAPSVSAGAPIPPSLAERSDPRRPGRMLVVDDEPAVRAVLAKLLRLEGHTVVEAASGEEALRELARAPFELVFTDLGMPHMDGRTLARRIRAQWPEVGIVLVTGYLDPTEESCPEVDVLLHKPFKLDEVRIAVKTARLKRAAAS